Genomic segment of Arachis stenosperma cultivar V10309 chromosome 4, arast.V10309.gnm1.PFL2, whole genome shotgun sequence:
aggCCTGTCCTCCTGGGTGTGCTATTGTtgatgctgtttttgattctgctCTAATTATGTAgctatttttgtgactccacatgatcatcaacctaaagaaaacatagacatagataaataaaattgggttgcctcccaataagctcttctttaatgtcaatagcttgacaagactgagctttaatctagtctcagtcttgagcattcttgctcaacattgccTTTAAGATAATACTTGATTCTCTATCCATTAataatgaactttttgtcagagtcaatatcctgaagctctacatatccatatggtgacacacttgtaatcacatatggtcccttccaccgggatttcaatttcccaggaaacaatctgagcctagagttaaacagcagaaccttctgtcctggcttaaagactctagatgacagcttcttatcatgtaacctttttgctttctcctcgtaaatttttgcattttgaaagcattgagtctgaactcctctagctcattcaactggagtaatcttttctctccagctaccttagcatcaaggtttaggaacctggttgcccagtaggccttatgttccaatTCCACTGGCAAATGGTACGCCTTGCCATACataagctggtatggagaggtccctataggagtattaaatgctgttctgtatgcccacagagcatcatacaagctttttgcccaatcccttctacgggcacttacagtccattccaggattcgttttagttctctatttgagacttcagcctgcccatttgtatgtggatgatacggagtcgCCACCTTGtggttaattccatatcggaccaaaGCAGATTCAAgctatttattgcagaaatgagtgcctccatcactgatcagtattctaggaacaccaaatctgctgaagatatgtttctggaggaacttcagcattgtcttagtatcattagtgggtgttgcaattgcctctACCTACTtggatacatagtctactgccaccagaatgtaagtgtttgagtatgatggtgggaaaggtcccatgaagtcaataccccatacatcaaacaattcaatctctaagatactttattgaggcatggcataactgtaaggcagattaccagctctctggcaactatcacagttacgcacaaactctcgggagtctctatagagagtaggccagtagaagccacattggaggaccttagtggctgtttgctcacctccgaaatgtcctccatattgcgatccatggcaatgccataggatcttctacGCCTcttctctaggtacacatctacggattattcTGTCTGTACATcttttaaagagatatggttcatcccacaagtagtactttgcatcagaaatcaatttctttgattgctgtttactgtactctttgggtatgaatctcataGCTTTATAGTTTCAATGTCTacaaaccatggtacttcctgaatggcaaagagttactcatccggaaaggtttcagagatcttaGTATGAGGGAGGGacgctcctgctactggttttATCCGGGataggtgatcagctacttggttctctgtcccttttctgtctcttatttctatatcaaactcttgcagaagcaatacccatcttataagtctgggttttgaatcctgctttgtgaggagatatttaagagcaacatggtcagtgtacacaatcacttttgatcctactaaataagatctgaacttgtcaatggcataaaccactgcaagcaacttcttttctgtggttgtgtaattcttctgtgcgtcattcaaaacacgactagcataataaatgacgtgcagaagtttgttatgcctttatcccaatactgcaccaatggcatggtcactagcatcacacattagttcaaatggtaatgtctagtctggtgcagaaattactggtgctgtgactagcttagctttcagagtctcaaacgcctgcaggcACTCTGTGTTAAAGACAAAGGGTGTATCAGCAGCTAgaagattgctcagaggttttgcaatttttgaaaaatcctttataaatctcctatagaatcctgcatgtcccagaaagcttctaattgccttaacattggtaggtggtggtaatttttcaattacctctaccttggtttgatctacctctattcccttgtttgaaattttgtgcccaaggacaattccttcagtcaccatgaagtgatatttctcccagtttaaaaccaggttagtctcttggcaccttttcagaacaagtgctaaatggtcaagacaggagctgaatgagtctccaaatactgagaagtcatccatgaagacttctagaaatttctctaccatatcagagaaaatagagagcatgcacctctgaaaggttgcaggtgcattgcatagaccaaaaggtatccttctgtaggcaaatactccagatggaaatgtgaatgccgttttctcttggtcctggggatccactgcaatttggttgtaacctgagtagccatccaaaaagcagtagtaatcatgacctgctaatctctctagcatctggtgtatgaatggtaaaggaaaatgttCCTATCTGGTGgttgtattgagtcttctgtagtcaatacataTACGCCACCCTATAACTGTTCTTGTGAGAACCAGTTCGTTCTACTCATTATGaatcactgtcatgcctcccttctttgggacgacttggacagggctcacccaggggctatcagaaataggataaataatcccagtctctagtaatttagtgacctctttctgcaccatttccttcatggctggattcagccgcctctgtggttgaaccattggcttagcatcatcctcgaataggatcttgtgcatgcatctggctgggctaatgcccttaagatcacttatggaccacccaagagctgtcttgtgcgtccttagcacttgaattaatGCTTTCTCTTCATGTGGCTCTaaagtagagcttatgattactgGAAAAGTGTTATTCTCTCCCAGAAATAcgtatttcagggatggtggtagtggtttgagctcgggtttaggaggcttctcctcttcctgaggagttttcaaaggttcttctgttttctctggttcctccagatcaggctgaatatctttaaagatgtcttctagctctgattcgagactctcaatcatattgatctcttccactagggagtcaataatatcaacactcatgcagtcacttgatgtgtctggatgctgcatagctttgacagcattaaACTTGAACttatcctcattgactctcagggtcacctcccttttttggacgtcaatgagagttcgtctagttgctaggaaaggtcttcctagaatgagagttacactcttgtgctcctccatttccagtactacaaagtcagtgggaaaggaaaatggcccaaccttgacaatcatatcctcaaTTACACCTGATAAaaatttaatggagccatcagtaagttggagacatattctagttggtttgacttcttcagtcaaaccaagctttttgatagtggatgcagggattaggttgatacttgccccaagatcacatagagctgtctcgGTACAagcaccctctaatgtgcatggtatcataaagcttccaggatctttaagcttctctggtaagcttttcagaatgactgcactgcattctttagtgagaaaaactttttcagtttttctccaatcattcttatgacttaagatttctttcatgaacttagcataagaggatatttgctcaagtgcctctgcaaacggaatctttatttcaagagtcctgagatagtctgcaaagtgggcaaattgtttatcctattTCGCATGGTGGAGTTTTTTAGGATAAGGCATCTTagctttgtattcttcaaccttagttgctgcaggtttatgtCCTATATAAGTGGTTGGAGATGCCTACTTAAGGGAgctgttatcagcacttgtaggTGTCTGACCCCTtgctggtgtttgaacgccaaaacTAGCAGCtgaatgggcatttaacgccaggttgctgcccttttctggcgtttgaatgccagaactgacagctgaatgggcgtttaatgccagattactgccattttctggcgtttgaacaccagaatcattcctctccgggctcttactgtcctcagagggattttgggcagtgaattggtcatcctctgtcaggtgttcctttattggctttctgctgctttgagttgagatattcaatgtctttccacttcttagttcaACAGCTTGGAactcttctattatttgtttagataactACTGTCTGTCTGATCCAATTGTGCCTCCATGTttttgttagcatttttagtaTCTTGTAACATTTCTTTGAATTCTGCTAACTATTTTATTAGAAGGAGTAATTGCTGGTTGAGTTCAGCAACCTGTTCTGGAGGATTAAGTTCAGTAggtactgttttagcttcttctttcatggaagattcactatTTAAATACAGATGccgatttctagcaactgtatcaatgagctcttgagcctcttcaattgtctttctcatgtgtatagatataccagctgagtggtctagagatgtCTGGGttttttctgtaagcccgtagtagaagatgtctaactgcacccattctgaaaacatttcagaggggcatttccttagcatctctctgtacctctcccaagcatcataaagagattcattatcctcttgtttaaagccttggatgtccaacCTTAattgtgtcatcctttttggaggaaaatattgattcagaaatttgtctgacaactgtttccatgttcttatgctggccttgggttggttattcaaccacctcttagcttgatcttttacagcaaatagaaacagCAATAatttgtagacatcctgatccactttcttatcacgtactgtgtcagtaatttgtaagaactgtgccagaaactttgtaggttcttcctgtggaagaccaaaatactggcaattttgctgcaccatgataatgagctaaGGATTTAACTCAAAGCTGCTGGCtctgatggagggtatacagatactacttccatatgaagcagtagtggggttagcatatgaccccagagtccttctggactattcatttccacttaggtccatgatggagaaaaggagatgatgtggattgtaaaaaaaatttattcatttatttatttttttaaaataccaaaattaaaataaaataaagtaaaataaatgagAAATTGAATGTGgttcaaaaattagaaaaaaataaaataaaaggaaattgaaaactaaaaaattaattaattaaaaagattttgaaaaattttgtaaaatatttttgaaaaatagagagagagagagagagagaaagtggttaagaagttttgaaaaagatatgtatTAAAACTGAAGATATttgtaagaaaataaataagagaaaaaatttgaaaaagatatgatttttgaaatcttgacaactaagatatgataagataacATTTTGAAATTGAGATctgaaatttttattaaaaattttgaaatttttgcttaaaattagttagggagatatttttttattttttaattttaatgaggaaagagaaaaacacacaaaagacacaagacttaaaaatttttaagtctaatgctccttgttttcgaaaatttggagggaaaataccaaggaataccaaacttaaaaattttaagatcaaaatacaaaaaagactcaagaacactttgaagactcacaagaacaacaagaaccaAAATTCaaagactcaagaacatgaaaagaacaccaaacttaaaatttttggaaaactaaaaaaatttttagaaaattaaagaaaaataacaagagaactacaaacttaaaagtttgacacgaaatttaatcaaagaaaaattatttttgaaaaagttttgaaaggaaaataccaaaaaataaaaaattactgtaattaataaatattaaaactCAAAGAAGTACCAAGTTACCAAGAACATAAAcacaacgctctagccaactgagttagaaatttaatgtgtttttgaaaaggtatttaatatatatttgaatgctgataatttaaaaatgcacaagaaaaataaggaaagacacagaacaagaaaaactaaagatcaaataaggaaaacaaacaagaaaaccttgaatgtcaagatgaacaccaagaacaaattttgaatttttttttaagaaaataaaaacacaatggacaccaaacttaaaacatgaaactaaactctaggaaaaattaaagagtaacaaagaaaaataagatttttgaaagatttttgaaaagacaATAGAAGATACAATTTTAGTGACtctaaacaaataaaaataaaatttttcctaatctaagtaacaagataaaccttcagttgtctaaactcgaacatccccggcaacggcgccaaaaacttggtgcacgaaattttcaatcacactttgcaactccgcacaactaaccagcaagtgcactaggtcgtccaagtaataccttacgtgagtaatggtcgatcccatggagattgccggcttgaagcaagctatggttatcttattattcttagtcaggatatcaataataatttttagttttatttgtaaaaaaataaaagagcatggAATAAacaatacttgttatgcagtaatggagaacaggttgaggtttcgGAGATGCTTTGCCCTCTaaatctctgttttcctactgcctttttcttcaaacatgcaaggctccttccatggcaagctgtatgttggtggatcaccgttgtcaatggctaccatccgtcctctcagtgaaaatggtccatgtacatggctaatcatctgtcggtcctcacttgtgttggaataagatccattgattcttttgcacaTTGTCACTACGCCTAACAATTGTGAGtctgaagctcgtcacagtcatcccttcccagatcctactcggaataccacagacaaggtttagactttccggatctcagaaATGCTGCCAATTAATTCTAGCCTCTACCAGGAAGgttctgatctcacagaattgAACGCTTTGTTGTCAGGAAAGATAATCAAACTCGTGAATCAGGagcccaagagatacacactcaagcttttacaggtagaacggaagtggttgtctgGCATgtgttcataagttgagaatctCATCacattgaagtacgagtgaatatcttagaacagaagcAAGTgcgattgaatagaaaacagtagtaattgcattaattcatcgagacacagcagagctcctcacccccaaccatggggtttagaggctcatgccGTCAAAGGTATAATAAGGAATGTAAAAATGTCATAAGTtacaaaatgaatctctaaaagtagtttttatactagactagtaaCCTAGATTTATAGAGAACGAGTAACTAGATGCAGagagtgcagaaatccactttcggggcccacttggtgagtgtttgggctaagCTTCCTAGATTTCACATGCTTGTGCTACTCCTGGAGTGAAATGCTAGTTTGGGTGCTAGTTATGGCGCTAGTTATGGCATTTTActccagctttagtgccagttctggcgttttactccagaaaagggtctctgggtggcgtttagacgccagtttgggccatcaaatctcgggcaaagtatagactattatacattgctggaatgCCCATGATGTCCACTTTCCAGCGCAATTGAGAGcgagccaattgggcttctgtagctccagaaaatctacttcgagtgcaggggggtcagaatccaacaacatcagcagtccttttttcagcctctgaatcggatttttgctcaggtccctcaatttcagctagaaaatacctgaaatcatagaaaaatacacaaactcatagtaaagtctagaaatgtgatttttgcataaaaactaataataatatactaaaaagtaactaaaacctATTAAAAGCTACcttaaaacaatgccaaaaagcgtataaattatccgctcatcagtaatcCAGGCAGCACGGCTGACATGTGTGTTGACCCGATTCTGCAATCTCTACCGCTGTTTGACAAAATTTACATATGCTTAGATGCGTGTAGAAATGGGTTTGTTAAGGGTTGTAGACCACTAATAGGCCTAGATGGATGTTTTTTAAAGGGGTATTATGGAGGCCAACTCCTAACTGCAATGTCACTTGATGCTAACAACCATGTCTTCGTTATTGCATATGCTGTTACAAGAGCAGAAAACACAGAGAACTGGATGTGGTTCTTAACTCGGTTTCAGGATGATTTGGGAGACCATCAAGTGCACGGATGGAATCTCATGTCCGACCAACAGAAGGTAACAACATTTGCCAATCTATTTTGATATTGTTTATAATTCTGCAGAGTATAGTTGGATTATAGTGTAGATATTGTTTAGATTATTAGAGTGTATAAAGAGATGTTTGTAACAATTATAATTGGcatataatttttgttttataaaTACAATTCTGCACAAGGGAATTGACGTATAATTAGTTTATGGCTATACACTTCTGTTGCACATGTCGGATTATAATTAGATGTTTGTAACAATTATAATTGGCATGCCATTTTCAGTTTTATAAATACAATTCTGCACAATATAATTGACTTATAATTAGTTTATGGCTATAGACTTCTGTTGCACATGTTGGATTATAATTAGATGTTTGTAACAATTATAATTGgcatataattttttgttttataaatACAATTCTGCACAAGGGAAGTGACTTATAATTAGTTTGTGGCTATAGACTTCTGATGCAAATATTGGattataattagatatttgTAACAATTATAACTGgcatataattttttgttttataaatACAATTCTGCACAATATAATTGACTTATAATTAGTTTATAGCCATAGGCTTAAGTTGCTTATAATTGGTTTATACCAGTGACTTCTATTGCCAGCAATTGGTTTATAATTAGATATCTGTAGTAATTATAAATGGCTTATATTTGGTTTTTAAACCATCTTTGCTGGGACTTATGGGTGTAGCAAAGGAAGTCATGCCCTATGCACACCATAGAAATTGTGTGCTGCACATTTGGAAGAATCTTCAACAAAAATTCAATAACAAGCAGGTAAAGGGACTGTTATGGCATGCTTTCAAGTGCACTACTCAGGTGCAGTTCAAAGCATCAATGGAGAAGTTTAAAAGTGAGTGTCACGGAGGATGGGAGTATATGAATCAATTTGATCCAGCAGTTTGGTGCAAGGCATATTTCAGTCATGGTCCGAAGAATGACAACTTCACCAATAACATGTGTGAGGTTTGGAATTCTATGATAGTTGAGGCTAGGGAGAAGCCGATTCTAACAATGTGTGAAGAGATAAGGTGTACAATAATGAAAAATATGGCCAAGCACAAGAGTATTCTAGGGAGGTGCATTGGAAAACTGGCACCAATGCAGCAGTGGAGACTTGACAGTCACATTAAACCGCAGAGTCATAAATGGAATGCACAATAGAGCAAAGATTATGACATACCTGCACTTGTAATGCATGACAGTTGACAGGTaaacattaattattaattCTTGTCTTGttattttcacaatttttagCACATCATATTCATGTTTTTGTTGCTGTTGTATAGAGATGCCATATGTCCACGCAGTTGCTGCTATCTCTAAGTTGAGGATCAAGGTTACCGAAGACTTTGTGAGCCCTTATCTCACTATAGATGCTGTAAGGAAAACATATGACTTGTGTGTAAATCCAGTGAACAGCAAAGAATTTTGGGAGAAGACAGACCATCCAAAGCCACAACCCCCCAGGATAGTAAGACCAGCTGGTCGTCCAAAGAAACACAGGACTGAATCCGGTGCACCCCTCCCCCTCCAGTGATTGGCGACAAAGTGAGAAGAACTTTTCAGGTAACGTGTAGCAAATGTGGGGAGAAGGGGCATTATTATAAAACATGTAAGGGAGCACCAGCTAAACCCGATTGGCAACCAAAAAGGAAGAAGGCAAAAACGGCTAGCAAAGCTTTGGCTGTGATGACTGAAAATGTAGCTCCTACCCCTCCCCCTATAGGGAATGTGGCTGGTATTGATGGTGGTGTAAATAACATACCTGTTAAAGAACCTGAACCTATTAACCTGGACCCTCTTGTAAGTTTTTTTTAGACAAGTATTTTGTAAGTCATATACATTTTGGGTTGTGTCTTTGAGTATTCACAATGAGTTAATATTTCAAGACATATTTGGCTGCAAAACATGTTTCTGTCATACAGGATACGACtaggaaaaacaagaaaaaaatgcCAAAGAGGCCGCATGTAGAGCCAAATGAGATAAACATTTCACAAACTGCCCCAACTGCAGAGGTAAATAGACACACCATAGttcttaacttttttttaaacacaaaagatgtagttttagagccCAAATGTGATTCACTATTGTTTGGGTTCTAGGAATTAATCAAACTACTCCAATGAATCAAGCCATAACTCAGGCATCAAAGGCTCAGCCCCATTCTGCAGCTCTAAAGTTTAGGCCCAAACAGAGTGTCAGAAGGCCCTCAGGTCCTCCAGTGCAACCCAACAAACCTCCTCACAATGTACAAGCCCAACCAGATGGACAAGACTTACAGAGAACCTCTCATGCAATCTCCAATGAAACTCTGGCAGCAGCTAGACCTCATCAAGGCTATTCAAGTTCATTCCAACTAATAAACCCCTATTTTATGAGTCATCTTGTGCTTGAATTGAGTGTTTTTATCAaatcttcacccacttattcatgtaaattgcatggtttttgatgagcggataatttatacgctttttggcattatttttagtatgtttttagtatgttttagttagtttttattatatttttattagtttttatttaaaattcacttttctggactttactatgagtttgtgtgtttttctgtgatttcaggtattttctggctgaaattgagggacctgagcaaaaatctgattcagaggctaaaaagggctgcagatgctgttggattctgacctccctgcactcgaagtggattttctggagctacagaagtccaattgtgCGTTCTCAattacgttggaaagtagacatccagggctttctagcaatatataatagttcatactttgcccgagatttgatggcccaaaccggcgttccaaatcagctcaagaatccccggcgtttaacgccggaactagcacaGAAGTAGGAGTTAAActcccaaactggcacaaaagctggcatttaactccaagaaaagtctctacacatggaagcttcaatgctcagcccaagcacacaccaagtgggcccgaaagtggatttttatgtcatttactcacttttgtaaaccctaagctactagttctctataaataggaccttttgctattgtatttttatctttgatcagtcctatgctatcttagatcagatcttggttcttctggttccctctctggggccgaagccaatgatcaccattatcacttatgtattttcaacggtggagtttctacacaccata
This window contains:
- the LOC130974956 gene encoding uncharacterized protein LOC130974956 encodes the protein MERFKKALKDVFVWDGRDCMYIKNEKERVRARCAEEKCPWLIYVARNSKTMAFEIKTFHNKHTYGRDYGSNLADRAWVTDKLEKRLATQPKLTPREATEHMKQDYNVQVHPKMIQMALKAAREIVVGNDKAQYGKLWDYLQELHRSNWCMKFAITLYACRNGFVKGCRPLIGLDGCFLKGYYGGQLLTAMSLDANNHVFVIAYAVTRAENTENWMWFLTRFQDDLGDHQVHGWNLMSDQQKLTEMPYVHAVAAISKLRIKVTEDFVSPYLTIDAVRKTYDLCVNPVNSKEFWEKTDHPKPQPPRIVRPAGRPKKHRTESGAPLPLQ